Genomic window (Rathayibacter sp. VKM Ac-2760):
CAGCGACGACCCTCACCACGGGAGGCGTGCGATGAGCACCCTGGTCGACTCCGAGCCGCGCACCTCCGCGGAGCAGCCGCCCGCGGCGCCCGTCCCGCACCGCCGCGTGCAGCTCGGCGCCCGGGGCCGCGCCTCGCTGATCGGCGGCTACCTGCTGCTGATCGGCCTCGCGCTCGTCTACATCTATCCGTTCCTGATCTCGGTCGCGTCTTCGTTCAAGACCGACGCCGACGCGACCTCGAACCCGCTGTCGCTCCTGCCGTCGACCTGGTCGTTCGCCTCCTACGAGCGGCTGTTCACCGACGTGCCGCTGCCGCTGTGGACGCTGAACTCGGTGATCGTGACGCTCTTCGTGACCGTCGGGCGGGTGTTCTTCGACTCGCTCGCGGGCTATGCCCTCTCGCGGCTGCGCTTCCGCGGGCGCGGGCTGCTCTTCGCGCTGTTCATCGGCGTGATGAGCGTGCCGGCGGTGGTGCTGCTGATCCCGCGGTTCCTTATCCTCAAGCAGCTCGGGCTCTACGACAGCTACGCGGGGATGATCGTGCCGCTGATCGTCGACGCGGCGGGCATCTTCATCATGAAGCAGTTCTTCGACTCGATCCCGGTGTCGATCGAAGAGGCCGCGCGGATCGACGGGGCCGGCGTGTTCCGCACGTTCCGCTCGATCGTGGTGCCGATGGCGCGGCCGGCGATCGTGACGCTGTTCATCCTGTCGTTCCAGGGCTCGTGGAACGAGTTCTCGCACTTCGTCGTCTCGCGGCAGTCGCCGGAGCTGAACACGCTGACGACGGGCGTCGCCTCGCTGGTCTCGGGGCAGTTGGGCACCGGCAACCAGTACCCGCTGCAGCTCGCGGCGGCGGTGCTGATGTCGATCCCGGTCGCCGTGCTGTTCTTCGTCTTCCAGCGCCGGATCATGAACACGACGGAGGGCGGCGAGAAGGGCTGACGCGGGAGGCGCGCGTGGCGCGCTGTGCTTCCGGGTCTCGATACGCCGCGTGCCGCGGCTACTCGACCGGCAGGCAGTCCTTGCTGATCGAGTAGCGCGCGCAGCGCGCGTATCGAGATCCCGGGAACACGGAAGGGGCGCCCCGCCGCGGCGGGACGCCCCTTCCGTCGTGCTACTTCTTCAGGAACTCGAGGACGACCCGGTTCCACTCCTCCGCGTGGCTCACGTTGACGCCGTGCGGGGCGCCCGCGACGACGTACAGCTCGGAGCCGGCGATGGCGGCGTGCGTGCGCGCGCCGGAGCCCTCGAACGGCACGGTGCCGTCGCCGTCGCCGTGGATGACCAGCGTCGGGACGGTGACCTTCGGCAGGTCCTCCCGGAAGTCGGTGCCGGCGAACGCCGCCATGCAGGCCAGCGCGGCGTGCTTGGACGACTGCTTCGCGAGCGCGAGCGCGTCCTGGCGCTGCGCCTCGGTGACCTTGAGCTCGCCGTTCACCGAGAAGAACTCGGTGGTGAACTGCTCGTAGAACGAGTCCTCGTCCTTGGTCAGGCCGGCGGTCATCTCGGCGGCCGCGGACTTCTCCAGGGGTCCGTCCGGGTTGTCGTCGGTCTTCATCAGGTACGGCGGCACCGCCGAGGCGAAGACGACGCTGTGCAGGCGCTCGGCGCCGTACTTCGAGAAGTAGCGGGCCACCTCGCCACCGCCCATCGAGAAGCCGACGAGGGTGACGTCCTGCAGGTCGAGCTCGGTGAGCAGCGTGTGCAGGTCCTCGGTGAGGGTGTCGTAGGTGTAGCCGGTGAGCGGCTTGTCGCTGCGGCCGAAGCCGCGGCGGTCGTAGGTGATGACGCGGAAGCCGGCCGCCGCGAACGCGGGGACCTGCTCGCTCCAGGACTCGCCCGAGAGGGGCCAGCCGTGGATCAGGACGACGGGGCGACCCGAGCCGCCGGTGTCGTCGACGTGGAGGTCCGTGTCTTTGAAGAGGCCGTGGTGGGCGGTGATCTCTGCCATGAGTCGTGCTCCTTCCGGCGCCGCGGATCGGCGTCAACTGTCTGTTCGAAGGAGTCTGCTGAGGCGGATGGTGAGGACGCCGAGAGGGGAGGGGCCCTTGACAGCCCCTCCCCTCCCGTCTACAACCCGCCCGTCAGCGGGCGACCGGTCACTGGAATCCGCCGCCGCGGTCCTCCGGGTCCTCGATCGGGTCGGAGTCGGGGGCGTCGAGCGAGTAGGTCACGTGGACGGACTCGCCGACCTCTTTGGCCGAGACGGACGTGTACACGAGGTGCGTCTCCTGGCCGTCGACGGCCGCGTAGACGTCGACCTCCTTCTCGTAGCCGCCGTCGGTGCTGACACGGGTCTCGGTCTGGCCGTCGAACGGCCCGCCCTGGAAGAAGGCGAGATAGCTCTCGCCCTCGGAGAGTTCGCGGATGTCGTTGCTCATGGGTCAGGTCTACCACCCGGGACCGGACGCTCGCCGGTCCCGGCCTCCGCCGTGGCCCCGCCGTGGCCCCGGGAACGTAGAATGACCGGGATGACGATCGGACGCCGCCTCTTCCTGTCGGGAGCCGCCACGGGCGCCGGTCTCCTGGCTCTCGCGGCCTGCACTCCGCCGCGACCGGCTCCCACCCGCTCGGTCACCGAGGCGCCCGTTCCGACGCCGAGCACCACCGCCGTGCCCACGCCGGCCGCGTTCGTCCGCTCGGACTGGAGCGCCGACCCGTACGCGCTCGGCGCCGCCTCCTACCTCGCCGTCGGGGCGACTCCGGAGCACCGCGAGGACCTGGCCGGGAACGTGCTCGACCGCCTGTTCTTCGCCGGCGAGGCCACCGATTCCGATGAGCCGGGCACCCTGCAGGGCGCCTGGAACTCCGGGGTCCGCGCGGCCGCCGAGATCGCCGCCGTCGCCGAGGAGGGCGAGCGCATCGCGATCATCGGCGCGGGTCTCGCCGGGGCCGTCGCCGCCCGCCGACTGCTCGACGCCGGCTACGACGTGGCGCTCGTCGAGGCGCGCGACCGCGTGGGCGGGCGGATCGCCACCGCCACTCCCGACGGCTGGCCGATCGCGGTCGACAGCGGCGCCTGGGCGCTCGTCGGCGCCGGTCCCGCACTGCGCGAGAGCGTGCTCGACGCCGGGATCACCACCTCCACCGTCGACCTCGCGACGGTGCGCTCGCTGGGCCCCGACGGCGACGTGCTCGACGTCGGCGACTCGGCCGTGAACGCCCTCGCCCGAGCCCTCGACTGGGCGGCCGAGCAGCCGACCGACCTCCCGCTCGCCGAGGCGCTCGCCGGCTCCGGCGCCCCGGACCCCGCGGCCGTCGAGCCCGGGAGCGGCGACGGCGACGCCGCCCGGCTCGCCGCCTTCCTCGCGGGCGGCCCGGCCCTGCGCACCGGAGCGGCGCCGGCCGAGCTCTCGGCCTGGTACGGGCTCGGCGACGCCTCGGCCGCCTCGACCGCGGAGGACCTCGCCGACGCCTCCGACGAGGCCGCGGCGGTCGTCACCGACGGCCTCGCGCCCCTCGTCGAGACCCTGCTGACCGACGTCGAGGTCTCACTCCGCGCGGCCGTCAGCGCCGTCGGCTACAGCGACACCGGCGCCAGCGTGCGGCTCGCCACGGGGGAGTCGTTCACGGCCGACCGCGTCCTGATCACCGTGCCGATCGGCGTGCTGCAGAGCGACGCGATCGTGTTCGATCCGCCGCTGCCGTTCGCGCACCGCACCGCGATCTCGGCGCTCGGCTCCGGTCTCGCCGAGACGCTGTGGCTGCGCTTCGACGAGCCGTTCTGGGACACCGACCCGTCGATCCCCGCGCGCTGGTCGCTCGTCGGGTCGAGCGAGGGCATCACGGAGTGGCTGAACCTCGAGCCGGTCACGGGCGAGGCGGTGCTGGTCGGACTCGTCGGCGCCGATCAGGTGCTGTCGCTGCAGTCGCTGAGCGACGACGAGCTGCTCGTCGTCGCGCAGTCGGCGCTCACGCCGTTCGCCGTCGCGACCGGCTGAGCGCCTCGCGCAGCCGCGAGAACGGCCCGCGCCACTCCTTCGCCCGGGCCGCACCGAGCGGCCGCACGCGGCTGAGCGCGAGCACGAAGGCCGCGATGCCCGAGATCAGGCCGAGCACGATCGCGTCGTAGACGACGAACATGACCGGGCCGTCCACCTGCGCCGGGTCGAGGAAGAAGTAGGGGTACCAGCCGATCAGCGCACCGCGGACGAGCGTGATCACGCCCCAGACGATCGGGAAGCCGAGCACGGTGAGCGCGCCGCGCCAGGCGACGGGCCGGCGGCCGGGCCCGAGGATCCAGTCGAGCAGGGCGAGCGTCGGGAGGACGAAGTGCAGCAGCGCGCTCGACCACGGCACGTCGACGCGCACGCCCCGGTTGCTCGACTCGGCGGCGATCAGGCCGAAGACGATGCCGGAGACCACCATGTAGGTGAGGACCAGGGCGCGGAGGGTGCTGAGCCAGCGCGGCTCCTGCTCGCGGGCCAGCGCGACGATGCCGGACAGGCCGAGGACGACGACGCCGGCCATATTGGACTGCGTGGTGAAGTAGGCGAAGAAGTTGTCGATCTGGAACAACCGGAAGCCGAGGGTGTAGAAGAAGTCGCCGACGAGGCCGACGATCCCCAGACCCGCGAGCGCGAGCCGGAGGATCGCGAACGCCTTCCGCACACCCGCTCCGATCCGTCGCCGCTCTGCCCGGAGGGCCGGACGTCCGGACGAT
Coding sequences:
- a CDS encoding Pr6Pr family membrane protein, which gives rise to MRKAFAILRLALAGLGIVGLVGDFFYTLGFRLFQIDNFFAYFTTQSNMAGVVVLGLSGIVALAREQEPRWLSTLRALVLTYMVVSGIVFGLIAAESSNRGVRVDVPWSSALLHFVLPTLALLDWILGPGRRPVAWRGALTVLGFPIVWGVITLVRGALIGWYPYFFLDPAQVDGPVMFVVYDAIVLGLISGIAAFVLALSRVRPLGAARAKEWRGPFSRLREALSRSRRRTA
- a CDS encoding oligoribonuclease encodes the protein MSNDIRELSEGESYLAFFQGGPFDGQTETRVSTDGGYEKEVDVYAAVDGQETHLVYTSVSAKEVGESVHVTYSLDAPDSDPIEDPEDRGGGFQ
- a CDS encoding NAD(P)/FAD-dependent oxidoreductase; translated protein: MTIGRRLFLSGAATGAGLLALAACTPPRPAPTRSVTEAPVPTPSTTAVPTPAAFVRSDWSADPYALGAASYLAVGATPEHREDLAGNVLDRLFFAGEATDSDEPGTLQGAWNSGVRAAAEIAAVAEEGERIAIIGAGLAGAVAARRLLDAGYDVALVEARDRVGGRIATATPDGWPIAVDSGAWALVGAGPALRESVLDAGITTSTVDLATVRSLGPDGDVLDVGDSAVNALARALDWAAEQPTDLPLAEALAGSGAPDPAAVEPGSGDGDAARLAAFLAGGPALRTGAAPAELSAWYGLGDASAASTAEDLADASDEAAAVVTDGLAPLVETLLTDVEVSLRAAVSAVGYSDTGASVRLATGESFTADRVLITVPIGVLQSDAIVFDPPLPFAHRTAISALGSGLAETLWLRFDEPFWDTDPSIPARWSLVGSSEGITEWLNLEPVTGEAVLVGLVGADQVLSLQSLSDDELLVVAQSALTPFAVATG
- a CDS encoding carbohydrate ABC transporter permease, which encodes MSTLVDSEPRTSAEQPPAAPVPHRRVQLGARGRASLIGGYLLLIGLALVYIYPFLISVASSFKTDADATSNPLSLLPSTWSFASYERLFTDVPLPLWTLNSVIVTLFVTVGRVFFDSLAGYALSRLRFRGRGLLFALFIGVMSVPAVVLLIPRFLILKQLGLYDSYAGMIVPLIVDAAGIFIMKQFFDSIPVSIEEAARIDGAGVFRTFRSIVVPMARPAIVTLFILSFQGSWNEFSHFVVSRQSPELNTLTTGVASLVSGQLGTGNQYPLQLAAAVLMSIPVAVLFFVFQRRIMNTTEGGEKG
- a CDS encoding alpha/beta hydrolase: MAEITAHHGLFKDTDLHVDDTGGSGRPVVLIHGWPLSGESWSEQVPAFAAAGFRVITYDRRGFGRSDKPLTGYTYDTLTEDLHTLLTELDLQDVTLVGFSMGGGEVARYFSKYGAERLHSVVFASAVPPYLMKTDDNPDGPLEKSAAAEMTAGLTKDEDSFYEQFTTEFFSVNGELKVTEAQRQDALALAKQSSKHAALACMAAFAGTDFREDLPKVTVPTLVIHGDGDGTVPFEGSGARTHAAIAGSELYVVAGAPHGVNVSHAEEWNRVVLEFLKK